A single Phoenix dactylifera cultivar Barhee BC4 chromosome 1, palm_55x_up_171113_PBpolish2nd_filt_p, whole genome shotgun sequence DNA region contains:
- the LOC103715971 gene encoding transmembrane 9 superfamily member 11-like, whose protein sequence is MASKICAMISIFFFLLLLLPSGHGFYLPGSYPHKYGVGDLLSVKVNSLTSIETELPYGYYSLPFCRPQEGIKDVAENLGELLMGDRIENSPYRFKMRANESDVFLCRSDPLSADDFNLLKKRIDEMYQVNLILDNLPAIRYTKRDDFLLRWTGYPVGIKVADGYYLFNHLKFTVLVHKYEETNVASVMSTGDAAEMIPSNSGKSGGPPGYMVVGFEVVPCSFQHDPESVKNSKMYDKYPKKINCDPSTVAMAIKENQPVVFSYEVDFVESDIKWPSRWDAYLKMEGAKVHWFSILNSLMVIAFLAGIVLVILLRTVRRDLTRYEELDKEAQAQMNEELSGWKLVVSDVFRAPDNPTLLCVMVGDGLQILGMAVVTILFAALGFMSPASRGTLITGMLFFYMILGILAGYGAARLWKTLRCGDHAGWVSVSWRVACFFPGIAFLILTVLNFLLWGSRSTGAIPFSLFVILLLLWFCISVPLTMVGGFLGARAPHLEYPVRTNQIPREIPPQRYPSWLLVLGAGTLPFGTLFIELFFIMSSLWMGRVYYVFGFLFVVLILLVVVCAEVSLVLTYMHLCVEDWRWWWKAFFASGSVAIYIFLYSVNYLVFDLKSLSGPVSATLYLGYSLFMVLAIMLATGTVGFISSFWFVHYLFSSVKLD, encoded by the coding sequence ATGGCTTCTAAGATTTGCGCCATGATCtcgatcttcttcttcctcctcctccttctgccCTCCGGCCATGGCTTCTACCTCCCCGGCAGCTACCCCCACAAGTACGGCGTCGGCGACCTTCTTTCCGTGAAGGTGAACTCCCTGACCTCCATCGAGACCGAGCTCCCCTACGGCTACTACTCGCTCCCCTTCTGCCGGCCCCAGGAGGGCATCAAGGACGTGGCCGAGAACCTGGGCGAGCTCCTCATGGGCGACCGCATCGAGAACTCCCCCTACCGCTTCAAGATGCGCGCCAACGAGTCCGACGTCTTCCTCTGCCGCTCCGACCCCCTCTCCGCCGACGATTTCAACCTCCTCAAGAAGCGGATCGACGAGATGTACCAGGTCAATCTCATCCTCGACAACCTCCCCGCCATCCGCTACACCAAGCGCGACGACTTCCTCCTCCGCTGGACCGGCTATCCGGTCGGCATCAAGGTCGCCGACGGCTACTACCTCTTCAACCACCTCAAGTTCACCGTTCTGGTCCACAAGTACGAGGAGACTAATGTGGCCTCCGTTATGAGCACCGGCGACGCGGCCGAGATGATCCCCTCCAACTCCGGCAAGTCCGGCGGCCCGCCCGGATACATGGTCGTCGGCTTCGAGGTCGTCCCCTGCAGCTTCCAGCACGATCCCGAGTCGGTCAAGAACTCCAAGATGTACGACAAGTACCCGAAGAAGATCAACTGCGACCCATCCACGGTGGCGATGGCGATCAAGGAGAACCAGCCCGTGGTCTTCAGCTACGAGGTCGATTTCGTGGAGAGCGACATCAAGTGGCCGTCCCGGTGGGACGCCTACCTGAAGATGGAGGGCGCCAAGGTGCACTGGTTCTCGATCCTCAACTCGCTGATGGTCATCGCCTTCCTCGCCGGGATCGTTCTCGTGATCTTGCTCCGGACGGTGCGGCGGGACCTGACCCGGTACGAGGAGCTCGATAAGGAGGCGCAGGCGCAGATGAATGAGGAGCTCTCCGGGTGGAAGCTCGTGGTCAGCGACGTTTTCCGGGCGCCGGACAATCCGACGCTGCTCTGCGTCATGGTCGGGGACGGCCTTCAGATTCTCGGCATGGCGGTGGTGACAATCCTGTTTGCCGCGCTCGGGTTCATGTCTCCGGCTTCTCGAGGAACTCTGATCACCGGAATGCTCTTCTTCTACATGATTCTCGGGATTCTGGCCGGTTATGGTGCTGCGAGGCTCTGGAAGACCTTGCGATGCGGCGATCATGCCGGCTGGGTTTCGGTCTCGTGGCGCGTGGCTTGCTTCTTCCCTGGTATCGCCTTTCTCATCCTGACCGTCCTCAATTTCCTCCTTTGGGGCAGTCGCAGCACCGGGGCCATCCCCTTCAGCTTGTTCGTGATATTGCTCCTGCTCTGGTTCTGCATCTCCGTGCCTCTCACTATGGTGGGCGGATTCCTCGGGGCGAGGGCACCTCACTTGGAGTACCCTGTGAGGACTAATCAGATCCCTCGCGAAATCCCTCCCCAGAGGTACCCATCTTGGCTGCTGGTTCTCGGCGCCGGCACGCTGCCATTCGGTACTCTGTTCATCGAGCTCTTCTTTATAATGTCTAGCTTGTGGATGGGCCGGGTCTACTACGTCTTTGGCTTTCTCTTCGTTGTTCTCATCCTTCTCGTTGTCGTCTGCGCCGAAGTTTCCCTCGTCCTCACTTACATGCACCTCTGTGTGGAGGATTGGAGGTGGTGGTGGAAGGCATTCTTCGCATCCGGGTCGGTCGCCATATACATCTTCTTGTACTCCGTGAACTATCTGGTGTTTGATCTCAAGAGTTTGAGCGGGCCGGTCTCGGCCACTCTCTACCTTGGCTACTCGCTCTTCATGGTCCTTGCCATCATGCTTGCCACCGGCACCGTCGGCTTCATTTCTTCCTTCTGGTTTGTCCACTACCTTTTCTCCTCGGTGAAGCTAGATTGA